A genome region from Hevea brasiliensis isolate MT/VB/25A 57/8 chromosome 9, ASM3005281v1, whole genome shotgun sequence includes the following:
- the LOC110638707 gene encoding dirigent protein, with the protein MEARRFTIALFFVFLLSKSYALSSRKDGARSPCKKLVFYFHDIIYNGKNSKNATSAIVGAPAWANKTILAGQNHFGDLVVFDDPITLDNNLHSTPVGRAQGIYLYDKKEIFTAWLGFSFVLNSTEHKGSINFAGADPLMNKTRDISVIGGTGDFFMARGVATLMTDAFEGEVYFRLRVDINLYECW; encoded by the coding sequence ATGGAGGCTAGGAGGTTCACTATAGCTCTCTTCTTTGTCTTCTTACTCTCAAAATCCTACGCTTTGTCCTCTAGAAAAGATGGAGCTCGAAGCCCCTGTAAAAAATTAGTCTTTTATTTCCACGACATTATTTACAATGGCAAGAACTCCAAAAATGCAACTTCTGCTATTGTGGGCGCACCAGCTTGGGCTAACAAGACCATCTTGGCTGGCCAGAACCATTTTGGTGACCTAGTTGTGTTTGATGATCCCATTACACTAGATAACAATCTACACTCAACACCAGTTGGCCGTGCACAAGGGATCTACTTATATGACAAGAAAGAAATTTTCACAGCTTGGCTAGGCTTCTCCTTTGTTTTGAACTCTACTGAGCATAAGGGAAGCATCAACTTTGCCGGGGCTGATCCACTGATGAACAAGACTAGAGATATTTCAGTGATTGGTGGTACGGGTGACTTCTTTATGGCCAGAGGAGTAGCCACTTTGATGACTGATGCATTTGAGGGTGAAGTTTATTTCAGGCTTCGTGTTGATATTAACTTGTATGAGTGTTGGTAA